A window of Candida orthopsilosis Co 90-125, chromosome 8 draft sequence contains these coding sequences:
- a CDS encoding Cti6 protein (S. cerevisiae homolog CTI6 has role positive regulation of transcription, regulation of DNA-dependent DNA replication initiation, histone deacetylation): MTRRTRRRSTSIDSKPVRSERGIVNEEDHEGVVHVGPGNEEVEEEEEGEEADEEDEDGEVTRCICKQDELHSNTINSEFAQFLKRNYKITVDQGLFISCEKCGVWQHGYCVGLFTNDDVPDLYWCELCKPENHLFVKADGYPKRTLYKPVNDKRKKIEQFGVGDGVKGEIMDSNGNKRRRVDRGERVSPPTTNATANAQSKDRRKDRRTHHHHSDEDEYDKQLRKALRESAKESGLPVDESDATGTATSTAVTGSGTGHYSPRKRSSRGLSGTTSEVDNDSLIKREYEDEDSETGGSTAGGNKSGTNSRGGADSRKSRNKSGKKKRDASSSNTSLGGSAANIATIGNSNPTSTAASAAAAAAKANKDELIQAPYKPRYVSSQSSIYDLRKRTSAIIEWIARTQYDLEQERNYKFKLFSFTPDSEATIEEKNALEVSYNDKLVMIDDLQRKINEWEIQFGKYAP; this comes from the coding sequence TAGTAAATGAGGAAGACCATGAAGGAGTAGTCCACGTCGGACCGGGAAATGAAGAagtggaagaagaagaggagggAGAAGAGgcagatgaagaagatgaagatgggGAAGTGACTCGATGTATCTGTAAACAAGATGAGCTTCACTCAAATACAATCAATTCTGAATTTGCTCAGTTCTTGAAGCggaattacaaaatcacCGTCGATCAAGGTTTATTCATAAGTTGTGAAAAATGCGGGGTTTGGCAACATGGGTATTGTGTTGGATTATTCactaatgatgatgtacCTGATTTGTATTGGTGCGAGTTGTGTAAACCGGAAAATCATCTATTTGTTAAAGCTGATGGGTATCCCAAACGTACCTTGTATAAACCAGTTAATGATAAACGaaagaaaattgaacaatttggtgttggtgatggtgtCAAGGGGGAGATAATGGATAGTAATGGTAATAAAAGGAGAAGAGTTGATCGAGGAGAACGTGTGTCTCCTCCAACGACAAATGCCACCGCAAATGCCCAGAGTAAAGATCGACGGAAGGATAGACGAacccatcatcatcatctggACGAAGACGAGTATGACAAACAATTACGAAAAGCATTGAGAGAGAGTGCTAAAGAATCAGGATTGCCAGTTGACGAGTCTGATGCCACTGGCACCGCCACTTCTACGGCCGTTACTGGTAGTGGTACTGGCCATTATTCGCCTCGTAAAAGGTCCAGCCGTGGTTTATCAGGTACCACTTCAGAAGTAGATAATGATCTGTTGATCAAACGAGAATATGAAGACGAAGATTCAGAAACTGGAGGATCTACAGCAGGTGGAAACAAATCTGGGACAAATTCAAGAGGAGGCGCTGATTCAAGAAAGTCACGAAATAAGAGTGGCAAAAAAAAACGTGATGCATCATCCTCCAATACTTCATTAGGAGGATCCGCTGCTAACATTGCCACTATTGGCAATTCTAATCCTACATCTACAGCAGCTTCAGCCGCAGCTGCAGCAGCAAAAGCCAATAAAGACGAATTGATTCAAGCACCTTATAAACCACGCTACGTTAGCTCCCAATCTTCGATCTATGACTTGCGTAAACGAACTAGTGCCATCATTGAATGGATAGCACGAACACAATATGACCTCGAACAGGAACgaaattacaaatttaaattgttttcattcaCGCCTGATTCAGAAGCTACAatagaagaaaagaatgcATTAGAGGTAAGTTataatgataaattggtCATGATAGATGATCTACAACGCAAGATTAATGAATGGgagattcaatttggtaaataTGCTCCATAg